The Bacillus sp. Y1 genome has a window encoding:
- a CDS encoding cytochrome c oxidase subunit II → MHMHKFEKIWLIFGIGTLLVFLTVLGVSAFYLGNQPPSCLATINPEKVDTTAPFNEPGLKKVEGKDWDYELVYVAQAFAYTPGEIEVPLGAKVKVIATTKDVIHGFQVAGTNINMMLEPGYISEYVTTFDKTGEYLILCNEYCGSGHHMMTSKIKVVE, encoded by the coding sequence ATGCATATGCATAAGTTTGAAAAAATTTGGCTGATATTTGGGATTGGGACACTTCTAGTTTTCCTAACCGTTTTAGGTGTTAGTGCCTTTTATCTCGGAAATCAACCACCAAGCTGTTTAGCAACAATCAACCCTGAAAAAGTTGATACAACTGCACCATTCAACGAGCCAGGACTTAAAAAAGTTGAGGGCAAAGACTGGGATTATGAATTAGTATACGTAGCTCAAGCTTTTGCTTATACTCCAGGAGAGATTGAAGTTCCACTTGGAGCAAAAGTAAAGGTAATTGCAACAACAAAAGACGTAATTCACGGATTTCAAGTTGCTGGAACAAATATTAACATGATGTTAGAGCCTGGTTATATAAGCGAGTATGTCACAACCTTTGACAAAACTGGAGAATACTTAATTTTATGTAATGAATATTGTGGTTCTGGACACCACATGATGACGTCTAAAATCAAGGTGGTGGAATAA
- a CDS encoding type III polyketide synthase, with product MPAILSVGEAPPQYEITQTEVMDFSRKLFTDAFHDIERLLKAFQHGQIIKRHFARSIEWFAKERSFKEKNDAYIETAIQLGTKAIENCLQNKDYLKKPIDFEDIDAIFTISSTGLATPSIEARIMNILPFSIHTKRIPIWGLGCAGGASGLSRAYEYCLAFPTAKVLVLTIELCSLTFQKNDLSKSNLIGSSLFADGVACALVVGDQVQKEIISQLTSYPTILATRSTTMKDSLDVMGWEVKENGLYVVFSKDIPSIIEKWLKPNVNSFLTENGCQLEELQHFIAHPGGKKVLDAYVKSLQLPAEMLEISANVLKNYGNMSSATILYVLNRTMKVAKKHDVGLATALGPGFSSELLLLQWRET from the coding sequence ATGCCAGCAATTCTATCAGTAGGTGAAGCACCCCCGCAATATGAAATAACACAAACTGAAGTAATGGATTTTTCTCGAAAGCTTTTTACAGATGCTTTTCATGATATTGAAAGATTGCTAAAGGCATTCCAGCACGGTCAAATTATAAAACGACATTTTGCAAGAAGTATAGAATGGTTTGCAAAAGAAAGGTCGTTTAAGGAAAAAAATGATGCATATATTGAAACAGCTATACAGTTAGGTACAAAAGCAATAGAAAATTGTTTGCAAAATAAGGATTATTTGAAGAAACCGATTGATTTTGAAGACATAGACGCAATTTTCACTATATCAAGTACAGGTTTAGCAACTCCTAGTATAGAAGCAAGGATTATGAATATCCTTCCTTTTTCGATACATACGAAACGAATTCCTATCTGGGGTCTTGGCTGTGCTGGGGGAGCTTCTGGATTATCAAGAGCATACGAATATTGCCTCGCTTTTCCTACAGCCAAAGTACTTGTACTTACAATTGAATTATGCAGTTTAACATTCCAGAAAAACGATCTTTCCAAAAGTAACTTAATTGGCTCTTCCCTTTTTGCTGATGGAGTGGCATGTGCTCTTGTAGTAGGAGATCAAGTACAGAAGGAAATCATCAGTCAATTAACCTCCTATCCAACTATTTTAGCTACAAGGTCAACTACCATGAAGGACTCGCTTGATGTGATGGGTTGGGAAGTAAAAGAGAATGGGCTTTATGTTGTTTTTTCTAAGGATATTCCTTCCATTATTGAAAAATGGTTAAAGCCCAATGTAAATAGTTTTCTTACTGAGAATGGCTGTCAACTTGAAGAGCTTCAGCACTTTATTGCACATCCAGGAGGAAAGAAGGTTCTAGACGCCTATGTAAAATCATTACAGTTACCAGCAGAAATGTTAGAAATATCTGCAAATGTGTTAAAGAATTACGGGAATATGTCATCAGCAACCATATTATATGTTTTAAATCGGACCATGAAAGTGGCAAAAAAGCATGATGTGGGGCTTGCAACGGCATTAGGACCTGGTTTTAGCTCAGAATTACTTCTCTTACAATGGAGGGAAACATAA
- a CDS encoding carboxypeptidase M32, whose protein sequence is MVTAIKQMEREFLDYVKKMGAYKEALGLIYWDLRTGAPKKGMEQRSEVIGMLSSEVFKMSTSEEMAAYIANLTNVEHDNELSEITKKTVAECKKEYDRNKKIPAEEYKEFVILQSKSESVWEEAKDASNFSMFQPYLEKIVEMTKKFITYWGYTENKYNTLLDMYEPGITVDILDQVFSELREKIVPLVQQIKESENKPNTQFLYKHFPKEKQREFSLEVLKKVGYDFDSGRLDETVHPFATGLNPGDVRVTTKYDEKDFRTAIFGTIHEAGHAVYEQNISPALIGTPLCTGTSMGIHESQSLFYENFIGRNLSFWKGNFDLLKEYAPAQFQDVSIEQFYRAINESKPSLIRIEADELTYALHIMIRYEIEKGIFNDEIEVKDLSKVWNEKYEQYLGITPDNDANGVLQDVHWSDGSFGYFPSYALGYIYAAQLKSAMLSDIPHYEQLLEGGNLLPIKEWLTNNIHQHGKMKLPLELIKDITGEGLNASYLIDYLYTKYERIYGIKNKNVG, encoded by the coding sequence ATGGTTACTGCCATAAAGCAGATGGAACGAGAGTTTTTGGATTATGTTAAAAAGATGGGTGCGTATAAAGAAGCGCTTGGACTTATATATTGGGATCTTCGAACAGGAGCACCGAAAAAAGGGATGGAGCAGCGTTCAGAAGTCATTGGTATGCTGTCTAGTGAAGTGTTTAAAATGTCAACCTCTGAGGAAATGGCTGCATACATAGCAAATTTAACTAATGTGGAACATGATAATGAACTGAGTGAGATAACAAAAAAAACGGTTGCTGAGTGTAAAAAGGAATACGATCGAAACAAAAAAATTCCAGCTGAAGAATATAAAGAATTTGTTATCCTTCAGTCAAAATCTGAGTCAGTATGGGAAGAGGCAAAGGATGCTTCAAACTTCTCCATGTTTCAACCATACCTCGAAAAGATTGTTGAAATGACAAAAAAATTTATTACGTATTGGGGCTACACTGAAAATAAATATAATACTCTACTAGATATGTATGAGCCTGGTATTACAGTTGACATTCTTGATCAAGTATTTAGTGAGCTTCGAGAAAAAATCGTTCCTCTTGTTCAACAGATAAAGGAATCAGAAAACAAGCCGAACACACAATTCTTGTATAAACATTTTCCTAAGGAAAAACAGAGAGAATTTAGCTTGGAGGTACTAAAGAAAGTTGGCTATGATTTTGACTCTGGTAGATTAGATGAAACGGTTCATCCATTTGCGACTGGATTAAATCCAGGGGATGTTCGTGTGACAACGAAGTATGATGAAAAAGACTTCCGTACAGCTATATTTGGTACGATACACGAAGCAGGACATGCAGTATATGAACAGAATATTTCTCCTGCATTAATCGGAACACCTTTATGTACGGGAACATCTATGGGGATTCATGAATCACAATCTCTATTTTATGAAAATTTCATCGGTAGAAATCTTTCTTTTTGGAAAGGTAATTTTGATTTACTAAAAGAATACGCTCCTGCTCAGTTTCAGGATGTTTCGATTGAACAATTTTACCGAGCAATCAATGAATCGAAGCCATCGCTTATTCGCATAGAAGCGGATGAACTAACTTATGCATTGCATATTATGATCAGGTACGAAATTGAAAAAGGGATTTTTAATGATGAGATTGAAGTAAAGGACTTGTCTAAAGTATGGAATGAAAAATATGAACAATACCTAGGGATTACTCCAGATAATGATGCAAATGGAGTCCTTCAAGATGTTCATTGGTCTGATGGAAGCTTTGGGTACTTTCCGTCCTATGCGCTTGGTTATATTTATGCTGCGCAACTAAAATCTGCTATGCTGAGTGATATTCCCCATTATGAACAGTTACTTGAGGGAGGGAACCTTCTACCAATAAAAGAATGGTTAACCAATAACATTCATCAGCATGGGAAAATGAAGCTACCTCTTGAATTGATTAAAGATATTACTGGAGAAGGGCTGAATGCTTCCTACTTAATTGACTATCTTTATACTAAATATGAGAGAATTTATGGAATTAAAAATAAAAACGTAGGATGA
- a CDS encoding cytochrome c oxidase subunit 2A — translation MAKMELNRKTKTEIEDSSSLKGTLASVFLLGFFLIVTWVSVYFLFLDRF, via the coding sequence ATGGCGAAAATGGAACTCAACCGAAAAACAAAGACGGAAATAGAGGATAGCTCTTCTTTAAAGGGCACATTAGCTTCCGTTTTCCTATTAGGATTCTTTCTAATAGTGACATGGGTGAGCGTGTACTTCTTATTTTTAGACCGTTTTTAA
- a CDS encoding ATP-dependent DNA helicase: protein MQKQLPFTLSKSESFFEKLGDWIGDVFYDLLPEEGFEVRDEQIYMAFQLEKAFQENKVMFAEAGVGTGKTIVYLLYAICYARYKNRPAIIACADETLIEQLVKKEGDIAKLEKALQLNIDVRLAKSRDQYLCLNKLDQSVASSDVHMDVFHQLPDFVHTGISMQSFERYGDRKDFPQLSNEQWNEIAWDSLQDCFSCDQRHRCGQTLHRDYYRSSQDLIICSHDFYMEHIWTKEARKREGQLPLLPESSCVVFDEGHLLEYASQKALTYKLTEQTLETLLERLTANDVRDKTLNLIDESIIASERFFEVLQDASEKTVGSDKQMIKKTPDVLAKGKKLASLLSDLEEELVFESELYVINEYDLKIVEGYLEQITYSLSLFLKELKGIIWFEEHDGKRTLVIMPRMVEDIMREEVFSQKKPFIFSSATLSENGSFSYIAKSLGIDEFLSFRVNSPFNYEEAMEIQMPYFTSVDEKCMYTVTQLMEAGGRGLVLFSNEEEQQYFKRHICEKLPFPIYFEGDAEISTLVSKFQQEESAVLCSTHLWEGLDIPGSSLENVFIFSLPFPPHDPVFTAKRESTENSFEEVDIPYMLLRLRQGIGRLIRTHEDKGKVHILMNQNESQKIIDLVHSALPVAVSK from the coding sequence TTGCAAAAACAGCTACCATTCACCCTATCTAAATCTGAATCCTTCTTTGAGAAATTAGGGGATTGGATCGGGGATGTGTTCTACGATTTACTGCCAGAAGAGGGCTTTGAAGTACGTGACGAACAAATCTATATGGCATTTCAACTAGAAAAAGCCTTTCAAGAAAATAAAGTGATGTTTGCAGAAGCTGGTGTAGGTACGGGAAAGACGATTGTTTATCTCTTGTATGCGATCTGTTATGCTCGTTACAAAAACCGACCGGCAATTATTGCCTGTGCAGATGAAACACTTATCGAACAGCTTGTCAAAAAAGAAGGAGATATAGCCAAGCTTGAAAAAGCGTTACAGCTTAATATTGACGTTCGTTTAGCTAAATCAAGAGATCAGTATTTATGCTTGAATAAACTAGATCAATCCGTTGCGTCTTCCGATGTACATATGGATGTGTTCCATCAATTACCTGATTTTGTACATACAGGAATATCGATGCAATCCTTTGAACGATACGGAGATCGTAAGGATTTTCCACAACTGTCTAACGAGCAGTGGAACGAAATAGCGTGGGATAGTTTACAGGACTGCTTTTCTTGTGATCAGCGACATAGATGTGGACAAACATTGCATCGTGATTATTACAGAAGTTCACAGGACTTGATTATTTGTTCTCATGATTTTTATATGGAGCATATTTGGACTAAGGAAGCAAGAAAACGCGAAGGCCAGCTTCCGCTACTACCTGAAAGCTCATGCGTCGTATTCGATGAGGGTCATCTTTTAGAATATGCCAGTCAAAAGGCTTTAACCTATAAGTTAACAGAACAAACACTTGAAACATTACTAGAGCGTCTAACCGCTAATGATGTAAGAGATAAGACCCTTAACTTAATAGACGAATCCATTATTGCTAGTGAACGATTTTTTGAAGTATTACAGGACGCATCTGAAAAGACAGTAGGCTCTGATAAACAGATGATTAAAAAAACACCGGATGTGTTAGCGAAGGGGAAAAAACTTGCCTCTTTATTATCGGATCTGGAAGAAGAACTTGTCTTTGAAAGTGAATTATATGTGATTAATGAATATGACCTGAAGATTGTCGAAGGTTATCTGGAGCAGATAACGTATTCATTAAGTTTATTTTTAAAGGAGCTTAAAGGAATTATTTGGTTTGAAGAACATGATGGAAAACGAACGCTTGTGATTATGCCGAGAATGGTGGAAGATATCATGCGTGAAGAGGTATTTTCACAGAAAAAGCCATTCATTTTTTCTTCTGCAACTCTATCCGAAAATGGCTCCTTTTCATATATTGCAAAAAGTCTTGGAATAGATGAATTTTTATCTTTCCGTGTAAATTCACCGTTCAATTATGAAGAAGCGATGGAAATACAGATGCCTTACTTTACATCTGTGGATGAAAAATGTATGTATACTGTTACTCAATTGATGGAAGCTGGAGGAAGAGGTCTAGTTCTGTTCTCCAATGAAGAAGAACAACAGTATTTCAAACGTCATATCTGTGAAAAACTTCCTTTCCCTATCTATTTTGAGGGAGATGCAGAAATAAGTACGTTAGTTTCGAAATTTCAACAGGAAGAGAGTGCTGTTCTTTGCTCCACCCATTTATGGGAAGGACTCGATATTCCAGGTTCTTCATTAGAGAATGTATTCATCTTTTCTCTTCCATTTCCACCTCATGATCCCGTATTTACTGCGAAAAGGGAGAGTACTGAAAATTCCTTTGAGGAAGTCGATATTCCGTATATGCTTCTCCGACTTCGCCAAGGAATCGGTCGTTTAATACGCACACATGAGGACAAAGGAAAAGTGCATATTTTAATGAATCAAAACGAGTCTCAGAAAATAATTGATCTCGTACATTCCGCCCTACCTGTAGCGGTATCAAAATAA
- a CDS encoding methionine aminopeptidase, with amino-acid sequence MGIIQGFFNWREGKYQEHLEAMYEEDKCPQCYGKGYHVYPPVGEFIPYNHIFDCAGCEGSGSYSKWDSTIV; translated from the coding sequence TTGGGAATCATTCAAGGCTTCTTCAATTGGCGAGAAGGAAAGTATCAGGAGCATTTAGAAGCAATGTATGAGGAAGATAAGTGCCCTCAATGCTATGGGAAAGGGTATCATGTGTATCCTCCAGTAGGCGAATTTATCCCATATAACCATATTTTTGATTGTGCAGGCTGCGAAGGATCAGGATCTTATTCAAAGTGGGATAGCACAATCGTGTAA
- a CDS encoding THUMP domain-containing class I SAM-dependent RNA methyltransferase → MTKFELIATAAMGLEAVVAKEVRDLGYECTVENGRVRFQGDELAICKSNLWLRTADRVKIRVGEFKAKTFDELFEKTKALPWEKYLPENAEFPVSGKSVKSTLFSVSDCQAIVKKAIVNRLSTHYRRTSWFEENGPLFKIEVSLLKDTAMITIDTSGAGLHKRGYRAEQGEAPIKETLAAALVLLTNWTPDRPFVDPFCGSGTIPIEAAMIGQNIAPGFNREFVSEGWNWIPDKLWEDARNEAEDLARYDQEIDIFGSDVDHKMVNIAKANAFEAGLGDLIQFKQMQVKDFTTTKEYGVIVGNPPYGERLGDRPTVEKMYTDMGQAFSPYETWSVYMLTSNERFEECYGKPATKKRKLFNGFIQTNYYQYWGKRPPREIK, encoded by the coding sequence ATGACGAAATTTGAATTAATAGCTACCGCAGCGATGGGGCTTGAAGCGGTAGTTGCGAAGGAAGTAAGAGATTTAGGGTATGAGTGTACTGTTGAAAATGGCCGTGTTCGCTTTCAAGGGGACGAGCTTGCCATTTGTAAGAGTAATTTATGGTTGCGTACAGCCGATCGAGTGAAAATTAGAGTAGGAGAATTTAAAGCCAAAACCTTTGATGAATTGTTTGAAAAAACAAAGGCATTACCTTGGGAAAAATACCTACCAGAAAATGCTGAGTTTCCTGTGTCGGGGAAGTCAGTAAAATCAACTTTATTCAGTGTTTCTGATTGCCAAGCGATCGTCAAAAAAGCGATTGTTAATCGTTTAAGTACCCATTACCGGAGAACAAGCTGGTTCGAAGAAAATGGTCCACTGTTTAAAATTGAAGTATCCCTCTTGAAGGATACTGCCATGATAACCATTGATACTAGTGGAGCAGGTTTACACAAAAGAGGATACCGTGCGGAACAAGGGGAAGCACCAATTAAGGAAACGTTAGCAGCGGCACTAGTACTGTTAACAAATTGGACACCAGACCGCCCGTTTGTTGACCCTTTTTGTGGTTCAGGAACGATTCCGATAGAGGCTGCTATGATAGGGCAAAATATTGCGCCAGGCTTTAACCGAGAGTTCGTGTCCGAAGGATGGAACTGGATTCCTGATAAGCTATGGGAAGATGCGAGAAATGAAGCGGAAGATCTTGCGAGGTATGATCAAGAAATAGATATCTTTGGTTCAGATGTTGACCATAAAATGGTGAATATCGCTAAGGCTAATGCATTTGAAGCTGGTTTAGGAGATTTAATTCAATTCAAACAAATGCAAGTAAAAGATTTTACGACGACAAAGGAATATGGCGTAATTGTTGGGAACCCCCCATACGGAGAGAGACTAGGGGATAGGCCAACGGTAGAAAAAATGTACACTGACATGGGTCAAGCTTTCTCTCCTTACGAAACATGGTCGGTATACATGCTAACGTCAAATGAACGATTTGAAGAATGTTACGGAAAACCAGCAACGAAAAAACGAAAATTGTTTAATGGGTTTATCCAAACGAATTATTATCAATACTGGGGTAAGAGACCACCTAGAGAAATAAAATGA
- the gpsB gene encoding cell division regulator GpsB, with amino-acid sequence MQIDKVKLTAKDILEKEFKTAMRGYKPEDVDKFLDVVIKDYEILQQEIEELQHENARLKKQLEEAVRRPSVQQPSAGTTNFDILKRLSNLEKHVFGSKLYD; translated from the coding sequence ATGCAAATAGATAAAGTGAAGCTAACAGCGAAAGACATATTGGAAAAAGAATTTAAAACAGCAATGAGAGGCTACAAGCCGGAGGATGTTGACAAATTTCTTGATGTAGTAATTAAAGATTATGAGATTCTACAGCAAGAAATTGAAGAACTTCAACATGAAAACGCACGTTTGAAAAAACAATTAGAAGAAGCTGTAAGAAGACCTTCCGTTCAACAACCATCCGCTGGAACAACAAATTTTGATATCCTGAAAAGATTATCAAATCTAGAAAAACATGTTTTCGGTAGTAAATTATACGATTAA
- a CDS encoding chemotaxis protein CheX, with amino-acid sequence MTLSKQVTDILNGTIDSVKSVLPFDLAVEKPSLFTQPFTQHSIGVLIGMTGDVRGRIIIDGNEQVFGKIGEGMFGMALEGEMLESFAGELGNMIAGNLSTTISQKGHETDITPPTVLVGETKVYGFDKAFRLPINIQDAGTIELIIMVENK; translated from the coding sequence ATGACTTTATCAAAGCAAGTAACAGATATATTAAACGGGACTATCGATTCAGTTAAATCAGTTCTTCCATTTGACCTAGCCGTTGAAAAACCATCTCTTTTTACACAGCCTTTTACACAGCATTCGATTGGTGTGTTGATTGGAATGACAGGAGATGTAAGAGGTCGAATTATTATTGATGGAAATGAACAGGTGTTCGGTAAGATCGGAGAAGGAATGTTCGGTATGGCTTTAGAAGGAGAAATGCTAGAGTCCTTTGCTGGAGAGTTAGGAAATATGATTGCAGGGAACTTATCGACAACGATTTCACAAAAAGGCCATGAAACGGATATTACCCCACCTACTGTGTTGGTTGGAGAAACAAAGGTTTACGGATTTGATAAAGCATTCCGTTTACCAATCAATATTCAAGACGCAGGAACGATTGAACTAATTATTATGGTAGAAAATAAGTAG
- a CDS encoding b(o/a)3-type cytochrome-c oxidase subunit 1 gives MNTLNAKIDPRDGKLVMAHFYVAFIALAVGGLAGLLQTLVRSGKFVLPAGIGYYQILTVHGVVLGLVLTTFFIMGFQIAATSRTSGTLSNLQRKLGWIGFWLMTAGTLMTATMILLNKASVLYTFYAPLQAHFIYYLGLTLVVVGSWVDGAAVLGKYISWRKQNPGQPSPLITFMAVVNTMLWIVATIGVAATVLFQLLPWSLGIVDRVDVLVSRTLFWYFGHPLVYFWLLPAYMAWYVVIPKVIGAKIFSDSLARLSFILFLLFSIPVGFHHQLMEPGIDPAWKFLQVILTFLVVIPSLMTAFSLFATFESYGRSKGATGLFGWFKKLPWGDARFTVPFIGMLSFIPAGAGGLVNASHQLNQVIHNTIWVTGHFHLTLATAVVLTFFGISYWLVPHVTGRVLTKAMNKLAIYQGVLWAIGMTFMSGAMHAAGLLGAPRRSSFSEYGGAAQATEWIPYQIAQAVGGTILFIAIILMLYIFVNLAFFAPKGAEEFPIGEVSDKADKTPMVFENWKLWLGITALLILFAYTIPFIDMIQNAPIGSKGYKLW, from the coding sequence ATGAATACATTAAATGCGAAAATTGATCCTCGTGATGGAAAATTAGTTATGGCCCATTTTTATGTGGCATTCATCGCTTTGGCTGTCGGTGGGTTGGCAGGACTTCTGCAAACGTTAGTACGTTCTGGAAAATTTGTTTTACCTGCAGGGATTGGCTATTATCAAATATTAACGGTTCACGGTGTTGTACTCGGGCTTGTTTTAACAACATTCTTCATTATGGGCTTTCAAATTGCTGCCACAAGTCGTACATCAGGTACATTATCCAATCTTCAAAGAAAATTAGGTTGGATTGGCTTTTGGTTAATGACTGCTGGGACGCTAATGACAGCAACAATGATTCTACTAAATAAAGCTTCTGTACTTTATACCTTTTATGCGCCATTACAAGCACATTTTATTTACTACCTGGGTCTAACACTTGTTGTGGTAGGAAGCTGGGTAGATGGAGCTGCAGTACTAGGTAAATATATTAGCTGGAGAAAGCAAAACCCTGGTCAGCCAAGTCCATTAATTACGTTCATGGCTGTTGTCAATACTATGTTATGGATTGTCGCAACAATAGGTGTTGCTGCAACCGTACTATTCCAATTACTTCCATGGTCACTCGGGATTGTTGATCGAGTGGACGTTCTAGTTAGCCGTACACTATTCTGGTATTTCGGACATCCACTTGTTTATTTCTGGTTATTACCTGCCTATATGGCATGGTATGTAGTCATTCCAAAAGTCATTGGTGCAAAAATCTTCTCTGATTCGCTTGCTCGTTTGTCCTTTATCTTATTTTTACTATTCTCTATCCCTGTTGGTTTTCACCATCAGTTAATGGAGCCAGGAATTGATCCTGCTTGGAAGTTCTTACAGGTTATCTTAACCTTTTTAGTTGTCATTCCATCTTTAATGACCGCCTTTTCTCTCTTTGCCACTTTCGAGAGCTATGGTCGCTCAAAAGGAGCAACCGGACTCTTCGGATGGTTTAAGAAGCTTCCTTGGGGAGATGCAAGATTCACGGTTCCTTTTATCGGAATGCTTTCATTCATACCTGCAGGTGCAGGTGGACTGGTGAATGCTTCTCATCAGTTGAATCAAGTGATTCATAATACGATTTGGGTTACTGGACACTTCCATTTAACACTTGCAACCGCAGTTGTTTTAACTTTCTTCGGTATTTCTTACTGGCTGGTTCCACATGTAACAGGCCGAGTATTAACAAAAGCTATGAATAAACTTGCGATTTACCAAGGTGTTCTTTGGGCAATCGGTATGACCTTTATGTCTGGTGCGATGCACGCAGCTGGTTTACTAGGTGCACCACGTCGTTCTTCTTTTTCAGAGTATGGCGGAGCTGCTCAAGCTACTGAATGGATACCGTATCAAATCGCTCAAGCTGTGGGTGGCACAATCCTTTTCATTGCGATTATTCTAATGCTTTACATTTTCGTGAATTTAGCATTTTTCGCTCCAAAAGGCGCAGAAGAATTTCCTATTGGAGAAGTTAGTGATAAAGCTGATAAAACACCAATGGTATTTGAGAACTGGAAACTTTGGTTAGGAATTACTGCGTTATTAATCTTGTTCGCTTACACCATACCATTTATTGATATGATTCAGAATGCTCCAATCGGATCAAAAGGTTATAAATTATGGTAA
- a CDS encoding isoprenylcysteine carboxyl methyltransferase family protein: MFSLFLAFVIFQRVCELAIAKRNEKWMKEQGGVEFGKAHYIFIVFVHALFFVSLCLEVFVQEKEISPYWPALVSLFLVTQIGRTWALSSLGKYWNTKIIVVPHATVIKKGPYKFLKHPNYLIVTVEFVVIPLLYQAYGTLIAFSLLNALILMIRIPAEERALCGHTKYNEVFHKTSRFLPLPFMKKM; encoded by the coding sequence ATGTTTTCTTTATTTCTAGCATTTGTGATTTTTCAACGAGTTTGTGAATTAGCGATCGCTAAAAGAAATGAGAAATGGATGAAAGAGCAGGGTGGGGTAGAATTCGGGAAAGCACATTACATTTTTATTGTTTTTGTCCATGCATTATTTTTTGTATCACTTTGTCTCGAGGTATTTGTACAAGAGAAAGAAATCTCCCCATATTGGCCAGCACTTGTCAGCTTATTTTTGGTCACACAAATAGGAAGAACTTGGGCGCTTTCGTCTCTTGGAAAGTATTGGAATACGAAAATAATCGTTGTACCACATGCTACAGTTATTAAAAAAGGGCCTTATAAGTTTCTAAAGCACCCAAACTATTTAATCGTGACCGTAGAATTTGTCGTGATCCCACTTCTTTATCAAGCATACGGAACACTTATTGCTTTTTCACTCCTTAATGCTCTTATCCTAATGATACGAATTCCAGCTGAGGAAAGGGCTCTTTGTGGCCATACAAAATACAATGAGGTATTTCATAAAACAAGCAGATTCCTCCCGTTGCCGTTTATGAAAAAAATGTGA
- a CDS encoding SDR family NAD(P)-dependent oxidoreductase encodes MYLPSFRLDSKHAIVTGAGRGIGKALAIGLAEAGADVALLSRTEGDLRETAEIIRSFGRRVLVIPTDVTSKEEVLRAVSKVEDEWGEIHILINNAGMNIRSKALEVTEEEWQTIMDTNLKSAFMMSQQVGKVMQKYGTAGRIISISSVAGHVALRTGVVYAATKAAMIQMTKVLALEWGPHNINVNSIGPWYFKTPLTETLLSKKEYVEDILAVTPLNRVGELPELVGPVVMLASEAGNYISGQTIFVDGGMTIHGF; translated from the coding sequence ATGTACTTACCGTCATTTCGATTAGATAGCAAACATGCGATAGTTACTGGGGCTGGCAGGGGAATTGGAAAAGCACTAGCCATTGGTCTTGCGGAAGCAGGGGCGGATGTTGCCTTACTTTCCCGTACCGAGGGCGATTTAAGGGAAACTGCTGAAATCATTCGTTCTTTTGGCAGGAGGGTGCTCGTTATACCGACAGATGTCACCTCAAAAGAGGAAGTTTTAAGGGCTGTTTCTAAGGTGGAGGATGAGTGGGGAGAAATACATATTCTTATTAATAATGCAGGAATGAATATTCGTTCTAAAGCTTTAGAGGTTACGGAGGAAGAGTGGCAGACGATTATGGATACCAATTTAAAGTCAGCCTTTATGATGTCACAACAAGTTGGTAAAGTGATGCAGAAGTACGGAACAGCGGGTAGAATCATATCTATTTCATCTGTTGCCGGACATGTCGCTTTACGAACAGGTGTCGTTTACGCGGCAACAAAAGCGGCTATGATTCAAATGACCAAGGTGCTAGCATTAGAATGGGGTCCTCATAATATTAATGTGAATAGCATCGGACCATGGTATTTCAAAACACCTTTAACGGAAACCTTACTTTCTAAAAAAGAGTATGTAGAAGATATTTTAGCCGTTACTCCTTTAAACCGTGTTGGTGAATTACCAGAACTGGTAGGTCCTGTCGTCATGCTAGCTTCTGAAGCAGGAAATTATATTAGTGGTCAAACCATATTTGTTGACGGCGGGATGACAATTCACGGATTTTAA